The sequence GCTAGAAAGATAGAAATAATGGTCCCCATAAAGACTATTGCGCCTATTATTGCCTGACATAGAAGGGTTGGATTTCGATGTAACAAGCTGATTTTTGAAAGGTCTCTGTTTGCAATTAAAATCATCCAAAACATGACTCGCACCCGAGAAGACTGACGCGATTGTCGAAGCCGCAAGTTGAAACACAAGTTTTCCATTATGAGTTACATTGAGCTCACGACGAGCAGCACTTTGTTGAGTGAGCTTCTCCATATATATACTTGCTCTTATCCCcatatcagaagaagtatAGCTTCCCTTATGTGGATAAGGAAATACAAGTCTTAGAACTTAGTATTGTTAAACCTAAACATTCCCAGTCGAACGGAGCTTCCTACAACTTGTATAAACATATCTCCCTTTCGGATTTGTACAAGTATAATGTAGCTAGCTTCCTTTTGTTTTAAAATGCTCGAGATTGTATGCAGCGACTGGGATGCTGATCAAATCACAATTCAAAGTCAACATTACACAAACCATGCAGCTCTAGGCAGCACAGGCAATGTGCTGTTCCCTGTTTATGAGAATCCAAAATCAAATCTGTTAGCCTCAGACTACGAATCTATATAAAGATGGCAAAGGAATGTCTCAACAACCACAACTCACTCACTCAGTACAAGCCTTATCAGACCTTATAAGCCTCACATAAGATTCTTTCAAACATCCTTCCCTCGGCTTCATCACTTCCATGTAACATTCTGCCTCTAATTATTTTGGATTACTGTTACTTACAATCTTCTCAGCATGTGTACCGTTGATGTTTCCACAAAAATCTATGAATGTGGCGATAGAATCACAGAAGATGTCAAATTTACTCCTTGCCCTGACATTGGCACTCCTTCCTGTCCCGGCCGCAAGGAAAGCACTTTGGGTTTGAATAGAGTGAAAGGAAAATGTGGGAGACACGGTTGCATCAATCCTTAGGTAAGAACTGCCACAGTCTGCATTCAGCTATGTTAGTCAACTAAAGTTATATTTTTGGCAACAAAGGCACGCCTCACAAGTTTTCAGAACTTCGGAAATTATGAATGGATGACAGACGGTTTCATTTTCTGCTGTATTATTTCAAATAGATTAGGACTCAACACTCTCATGCCTCTCAGCCTGTAATGAAATTTCTTCGAATATGATGCCCTGATCACGAATAATTGTGTCTACTTCTTCGTACTGTTCCATCCAGCAACCTTGTATAATATCTCCGCCAGTTAGGCTTTCAACTGGGGGAAACATACCCAAGGAGAAGAGTTCATCCACTCTCTCTCCGTAGCTCAATTTCTCCTTCAATGATCCGAACGGCCCTGCACACTTGTATGGCCAGTGACCAGTCATAATCGTGTAAAGCACTGATCCAAGGCTGAATATATCTGTCGCTTTGATTGACACCCAAGGTTTCCGTGGGTCAAAAAAACCCGAATCTGGGAGATGTCCACCATCTATGACACCGCTAGTTGAGCCTCCAAAATCACTAAGGAAGAGATTGAGAATACCACCGGAATTCCTATGCAGCAAATAGTTTTCGGGGCGTAGATCAGAGTGGATGACGCCTTTCTGGTGAATGTATTGTATAGCTTCTGCAGCTTGGGAGCACCATTGAAGACGCAAGACTGTATCAATCACGCCACTGCGGTGGCCAAGGTATGTTTGCAAATTGTCAGCATTGGCCTCAACAAAGAGTAAGCCTCGGGGGCTTTCAGAGGGGCCAAGGAACCTGAGCATACATTAATGCTGAacagaaaataaaattttGAGAAGATCCATACTGTATTATTCTAGGGTGGTCCCCTAAGATCCCAAGGATTTGCTCTTCAACATTGAAACTATGCTTGATATGCCTGACCGAATCATGGGATTCTGCGCTGGGGGAATGCCACCACGAATAGCGAGGCGATTTGAGAACAACCCCAGGTTTGATCCGTGTAATGATGGAAGTTGAGCCATGATCCACAACTTCTTTGACAAGAGGGTCATAGGCTACCAGTTCCGAGCTTCCATTCCATGCAACTGCTCTATTTTCTTCAATGTGAGTTTGTGAATCTTTCGGTGGAGTTGACTTGGCGTGCTAGACAATAAAAGTTTAGCGAAAGACACTATTGTTTGGTGTTGTATCTTACTTGCTGTATCTCCTTTTCTATGCTTGTTGCACTGCTCAACATCCTCAAATCCTGGCACGGCCAACCCATTGAGCCGAAATTGGAATGGGCGAACGATACTCCTTGAAAACACAGAGATAAAATGCCATAGAGTAGACCATATCGGCCAGCGAAGTGGATGGTTGAAGGCTAGCATGACAACTACCTTACCTAACAAGATGCATCTCAGCCCGTTGATTATCCGCGCGCTAAGAAGTCAACATCACTGACGACAAGACAAgtaagtactccgtaggctTGTCGCGATCCTCCCATTATGCTTTGCATAGGTTATTCTATCGTGCAATCACCCTTCCAAGTCACAACCATATAGTTAACTGATCACTAAGGCTGCTAACCATTTCTTCCCTCAGAAATTCTTCCCCTTGAGTAATCATGCGCGCACCCGGCGCCGTTCCACCCCTTTCCGGTGAGTTCTAAACCAAAACTCGACAATGAAACTATTACTGAAAAATATAAGGCCCGGTCAGGATAACTCCTGCTATGCTCCCCAATGAGGCCAACGCGGATTTCAAAGACTCGTCTTTTTTCCGGCGGTTTGATCGTCTCCCGTCACCAGCAGAAGTTCAAGCCCAAGCCCGAGCTCAGCATCTACAAGGAAAATCTGTGGATAAACGAAGAGGGTTTTCAGCAGATCTGGACTTCTACAAACCACTGCCGGCTGTCTTCGAATCTCTCGGACTGTTCGTTAAGTGGGGAGGTGCAGTTAGCATTGCAGAAGGTCAATGCCTTTATGCCATCAATCACTTCTTGAGAGGCTTTGTTCCGGTACCCGAGATTTATGGCTGGAGAACCGAGAAGAGCCATGTATATATCTATATGGAGGCACTTGAAGGCCAAACGCTAGAGAAGATGTGGGATACTATGAATGATAATCAACGCAACGCCATTTGTCAACAGCTTAAGATAAGTTTTGACAATCTTCGTCAGCTTGAGCAATGTCCAAAAGACCGCTTTATTGGTATGCTCTAGCTGATCATTATAGCTGAGAAGTGACTATAGCTGACACATCTATTAGGGAACATTAATCAATCAAACTTCTTTGACAGGGCAATAAATGTACAATATCAGGCTGAATCAGGgcctttttcttctgttaAAGAATTTCACGATTGGTTTTCCTTCTTATGCAGACGCCCAATGCCGGATCCCTActctgtcaattttgactggATTCGCGATCAACTACCTGATGATGCTGCTATCAAGTTCACACATGGTGACCTTCATCGAAGCAACATCATTGTGAAGTTGACTCCGCAGCCACATGTTGTTGGCATTATTGATTGGGAGCAGAGTGGCTGGCTTCCCGAGTACTGGGAAGAACGCAAAGCGATCTTTACGACTTTCCAATGGAAGGAATGGGCTTCAACCTATTTACCAAAGATTCTCCAATCATATAAGAACACTGAAGAGGCTTGGGGATTTTTCACAGAGGGTGTTGTCTAGATACTGTGATTGAGCATCCTTGTATATTGCTTTAGCTGCTGGTAATTTAAGGCAATATTCCGCACTTTGATTTCTTCCTTTCAGTTTCTCACTACTCACCTATCTTTTATTTGTGTACTCAAGAGGGCTGACCACATACTGCTTATATTCCAGCTCCGAAATTGTCTACATACAAAGCATAATGATATTGCAGCAGCACTCAGctatgagattgtttgttCCTAGTCGCCCCATATATGCACATGAAACATAGGGAAATTGACAATGAAACAATGCAATCAGATGGTCTGAAATAGGGTGAGATAAAAGAGAGAAGGCAAGCTGTACTAAGGATTATTCTAAGTGAGAGCAACTAAATAGCGGCTACAAATGTTGGTTCTAAATGAAGGAAGGTGTTAGGAGAACCTAATGTAGATTATGTGagttttcccaggatttggggtacaaaagagctaagtaggtctgatgcctgcaactgatgagagggagtcatgcatagaacATAGAGatcctctaactagaagattgAATGCTGAAATTTTCATAATTCATacaaatcatgtgattcttatacattctGAGTTGGGGTTATGTGAGttcccctgaacatccaataTCATCTAATACTTGACTGATCTAGCTCTATATTCATAATATTATCTTCCCCCCCAGAAATctcagacttcaagatatagaaTTATTAAAGTGATTCtttaaatattattattgtagCTTTTCTGTCATTAGCagagtattatagattcttgaatatgcaaGATTCTACATTTCTACTACTtgtttatatagatattctgtaTATGTATTACTATTAGCTACAGTAAACATTTTTTATTGTAGATCAGtcattattttattacaaaagtttAGTATTTTATCACATATAGAGTGGTATTCAGTTCCAGGATTTCCTGTCCCAGTCTCAgattcctgtcccaattTCTATTCCAAGGACAgaatcaggttgaagctTAGCTTAATGGAATGGGACCAGGTTATTTAAtagcatattgggacagttctaTGAAAACTGGAATTAAGATGGGATTGAGACCAGGATtaaaatctagctagtagaacAGGTCTGTGATCTGACATAACACAATAAGATAGGACcaggatttcaatattgtatatagAACAGAACTAGTAAAGTGTAAAATGAGATTAGAAACTCCAGTCCtatttatattattaaaaagtaacaaaatttggtaacagttctaacataattttatcaatttattcaacttcagaAAAGTACTAAAATTTAGTAATACTCTTTATATAATTaaatcatattgcaagctattagctacttgagtctattTATTGATAACATTAACATGTTTTCTGTTTCTCATCTGAATtaagtagtggatttagcagacttgcaatctctttTTATACAATCTCTAAAGTATGTTGATTATCTTAATTATCTTAAATGATTTTCTTGACCAACTTCttatataatataagtactttatctagtatatacatcttatttttatgtttaagcagcatgatcttcttgattatagATGCATGAAGCTATAAtcattaataataatatatattccAAGCAATATTGAAAACTCATTCTATTCCAATCtctgttaaagatatagTTAGAATGTCTCTTGCCATCTGAGCAATAGTTAGAAAATCAGACTCTAGCATTCTTtactgttccagaattggagcttgAGATGATATCaaattcttattatttaaatatcacTTCATTTTATTTTGGAAATATACTTGTTTTTAATAAGATCTTTCAAAAAttatttgctcaatattctagagaagttagcagagaagaaatcagaataatacttatattAAATATACATCATTCATAttaagtattacttctcttaattatttatatttctcataatgctttttgtaaaatctcaaaatatattattaatatgTTTCATGCTTATTACTGgtccaattctctgaattatATGCTTTTATGCAGTGTGAtgaatgaagagcagcagctacagctagcagctcacttTTTGAATACTTAgtattattatagtatttCTAAAATTTCAAGTTGatagctttgatagcttcttgaatattctctcttgttgttaACAGTTgagtcttgttcttctctctttctaaatgctggaaaagatgattgtacaTTATTTATACTAGATGAATTATTAGATTTGTTGTTTTGGATAGTATCTTGGTAAATCAACTAAATGACTGCAACAGTTCAactatatactctagctacttgttacaaatgtagacctagaccaaccaagtaTTGGATGatgtcagatgttcaggggtattcacatgaccccaactctgaatgtataagaattatataATTTGCATAAATTATgagaaccccagtgttcagtcttctagttagagaacctctatattctacacacaactctcttctattAGTTGCAGGTATTGTAcatacttagctctttcatacttctaattctgagaaaatctacataatctataactggttcttctaatattctgaacacttTAACATACAATTGTCTAAGTTAGTACAATGCCATCAAGATTCATAAGATGCACCATGAcaacatcttatattgcagatctgacagagatagatatcaatatgaagaagacaaacattaataaagatgctggtagcagtagAGCCACTATCAgtaagacaccagcagataatacagataatgaagatataTCTCTCAATATATTAAATGAAAcctgaagagaaaagatctttaaagaaaagaaaatatatctgcaaaagaatctagcagacatacataaacaaaataaaatatacaaACTGCAGAAGCTAATAAAATACAAATAAAGAATagtaaataataatttctctttagagtttctcttacacacatgactgatagagaagtcagataattttaataatataaagttttcaaaagcatcttactatcatAACAAATTATTTAATAAGTACAAATTGTgattagctttaataagacagcagttttgcctgagaaaatcattataaaaaATATCAGATGCAGTTAGAATTAATTAAAtgtccagctatttttgtgATAAATCTCAGATGCATTAGCAGATGTtaagaataaagaaagaacaaCTACTCACATCATAAAATAAATTTAAGATATAATGTAAGAATGATATTGAATCTGACATAACTTGTAGTCAAGAtacaatgcagcattattatAATACTGTCTAATAAGAGAACCAATTTATATTCtcattttttatatatattgctgaacttgaacagaatctggaCAGTCTActagataaattcttttgtgtattcttctacagataaagctcagactAATTATCTGAGCTGAACtaaataaactgcaacaccaatcaAAAATAGATATagaattacaagaataaGCAATGCTTATTAAGTTCATtttagaaaagaagaagtaaagtcagtagaacaagaattaaaataagaagaaacagaaaatcttaatttctcaagagaaagatatattccaacaagataacaaaaaagattatttacaaacaaagaagacactggtaaaaccacttccaaaaatattaaaagagaaacataaacaataaataaataaagaactcTATCTAAGATATAATCAATCAGACTATAGaataaagttctgtacaaacagctttAACAAGTTTCAGCAGATAGata is a genomic window of Coccidioides posadasii str. Silveira chromosome 3, complete sequence containing:
- a CDS encoding uncharacterized protein (EggNog:ENOG410PR2N~COG:T); amino-acid sequence: MLSSATSIEKEIQQHAKSTPPKDSQTHIEENRAVAWNGSSELVAYDPLVKEVVDHGSTSIITRIKPGVVLKSPRYSWWHSPSAESHDSVRHIKHSFNVEEQILGILGDHPRIIQFLGPSESPRGLLFVEANADNLQTYLGHRSGVIDTVLRLQWCSQAAEAIQYIHQKGVIHSDLRPENYLLHRNSGGILNLFLSDFGGSTSGVIDGGHLPDSGFFDPRKPWVSIKATDIFSLGSVLYTIMTGHWPYKCAGPFGSLKEKLSYGERVDELFSLGMFPPVESLTGGDIIQGCWMEQYEEVDTIIRDQGIIFEEISLQAERHESVES
- a CDS encoding uncharacterized protein (EggNog:ENOG410Q5EH~COG:S), with the protein product MRAPGAVPPLSGPVRITPAMLPNEANADFKDSSFFRRFDRLPSPAEVQAQARAQHLQGKSVDKRRGFSADLDFYKPLPAVFESLGLFVKWGGAVSIAEGQCLYAINHFLRGFVPVPEIYGWRTEKSHVYIYMEALEGQTLEKMWDTMNDNQRNAICQQLKISFDNLRQLEQCPKDRFIGNINQSNFFDRAINVQYQAESGPFSSVKEFHDWFSFLCRRPMPDPYSVNFDWIRDQLPDDAAIKFTHGDLHRSNIIVKLTPQPHVVGIIDWEQSGWLPEYWEERKAIFTTFQWKEWASTYLPKILQSYKNTEEAWGFFTEGVV